From the genome of Anopheles merus strain MAF chromosome X, AmerM5.1, whole genome shotgun sequence, one region includes:
- the LOC121597762 gene encoding uncharacterized protein LOC121597762: MNMKKFMTTTKTPAAVATVAGSSPSPPATFACETMPLQGAVRNGSPASGERTEDPATSGPPPTPTPTSTATGQPGAPLDETLATAQGAANGKGSSSLGRAGAPSTVGDTASTSTSSSTGVVKMCGYLKKKRNKMGGWRKLFFILQNQLLLSYSSRDDYEKKLAPFKDIINLVPGTIIIPTTGPRFTIETNSKLMYTFRCDDHRSCSEWIMALLDSLTVANGGHGTDRNFSLHNGLHRSTLPLTSYSLPALSCQPFAGPVGRLGGPTLALKKRAPQPPLVRSGPPKPPRIFPDPEVHESNDEDDLNNNHVLSGSLTGLDSPSKSRAASAQMTSRGGDEGDSGRPESAAGESSAPAAETKGADRFDGVDEEGVVAPAAPRRSRPEGEEEGLVRAARPRQQIFRLHQDVWSKAHRQSMDVCRINSMFSERQPALTLDGTARSASSAGVSFPAVACEAHLYEDVGGPCPALEPEPIYAVVDVRAKRSRRLARTLNPTTATPDGSERSDGGGGGNRKVSVSLPQISDGVELATVTERRPVTARSCSNYDDYEDVNYLFVSAQQRRPAAGTETDSVGTDGSREQLAARHESYGEEHIYEPILVAERIPTVPTSGSSSSLPAPATDQQHHHRSLWRHLKRMHLQGSWRRLTHRHASGSPKPDLDGRSTTATALEGLGRRLDSHRRSIKKRIKNLCERIDPVGTSASATSHHQPEGGDEPDATAATEQIAESSSGVGSRKSVSLDSFLLATGQQQASVPRC, encoded by the exons ATGAACATGAAGAAGTTCATGACGACTACCAAAACGCCAGCAGCGGTAGCAACAGTTGCGGGTTCGTCGCCATCACCACCGGCAACGTTCGCCTGCGAGACCATGCCGCTGCAGGGAGCCGTCCGCAATGGAAGTCCAGCGTCCGGCGAGCGCACCGAGGACCCCGCCACATCTGGACCACCACCAACTCCTACGCCAACTTCAACCGCCACTGGCCAGCCGGGTGCGCCGCTGGACGAAACTCTGGCCACAGCACAAGGCGCGGCAAACGGGAAAGGTTCCTCCTCGCTCGGCCGAGCCGGGGCACCGTCGACGGTGGGCGACACAGCGTCCACCTCCACATCTTCCTCGACCGGGGTGGTGAAGATGTGCGGCtatttgaagaagaaaagaaac AAAATGGGCGGCTGGCGCAAGCTGTTCTTCATCCTGCAgaaccagctgctgctgtcgtaCTCGTCCCGGGACGATTACGAGAAGAAGCTCGCCCCGTTCAAGGACATCATCAACCTGGTGCCGGGCACGATCATCATCCCAACCACTGGGCCGCGCTTCACCATCGAAACGAACTCGAAGCTAATGTACACATTC CGCTGCGACGATCACCGGAGCTGCTCCGAATGGATAATGGCCCTGCTGGACAGCCTCACCGTGGCGAACGGCGGCCACGGCACGGACCGTAACTTCAG CTTACATAATGGACTCCACCGGTCCACGCTGCCGCTGACGTCCTACTCACTGCCGGCCCTAAGCTGCCAGCCATTTGCCGGGCCGGTTGGCCGGCTGGGCGGACCGACGCTGGCACTCAAGAAGCGGGCCCCTCAGCCACCGTTGGTGCGGTCCGGGCCACCGAAGCCACCGCGCATCTTCCCGGACCCGGAGGTGCACGAATCGAACGACGAGGATGATCTCAACAACAATCACGTGCTGAGCGGGAGCCTCACCGGACTGGATAGCCCGTCCAAGTCAAGAGCGGCCAGTGCGCAGATGACCAGCAGAGGTGGAGATGAGGGCGATAGTGG CCGGCCGGAGTCTGCTGCCGGCGAATCGAGCGCTCCCGCTGCCGAGACGAAGGGTGCCGATCGCTTCGACGGTGTGGATGAAGAGGGCGTCGTGGCACCGGCCGCTCCCAGACGATCCCGGCCCGAAGGGGAGGAGGAAGGGCTGGTACGTGCCGCTCGTCCGAGGCAGCAGATCTTTCGACTGCACCAGGACGTTTGGAGCAAAGCTCACCGCCAGTCGATGGACGTGTGTCGCATCAACAGCATGTTCAGCGAGCGGCAGCCGGCACTGACCCTGGACGGTACGGCCAGAAGTGCCAGCTCGGCTGGGGTAAG CTTCCCAGCCGTCGCCTGCGAGGCGCATCTGTACGAGGATGTCGGTGGGCCGTGCCCGGCACTAGAGCCGGAACCGATCTACGCCGTGGTGGACGTGCGGGCGAAGCGATCCCGGCGGCTTGCCCGCACTCTGAACCCGACGACCGCCACGCCGGACGGAAGCGAACGTAGcgacggtggcggtggcggcaatCGGAAGGTGTCCGTCTCGCTGCCCCAGATATCGGACGGCGTCGAGCTGGCCACCGTCACCGAGCGGCGACCGGTGACGGCCCGCAGCTGCAGCAACTACGACGACTACGAGGACGTCAACTATCTGTTCGTCTCGGCACAGCAGCGGCGGCCGGCGGCCGGCACCGAGACGGACAGCGTGGGAACGGACGGGTCGCGGGAGCAGCTTGCCGCGCGCCACGAATCCTACGGCGAGGAGCACATCTACGAGCCG ATACTAGTCGCCGAACGGATACCGACCGTCCCGACGAGCGGATCCTCCTCGTCCCTGCCTGCCCCCGCCACcgaccagcagcaccatcaccgCAGCCTGTGGCGGCACCTGAAGCGCATGCATTTGCAGGGCTCGTGGCGCCGGCTGACGCACCGACACGCCTCCGGCAGCCCCAAGCCGGACCTGGACGGCCGCTCGACGACCGCGACCGCACTGGAGGGGCTGGGCCGCCGGCTCGACAGCCACCGGCGGTCGATCAAGAAGCGCATCAAGAATCTGTGCGAACGCATCGATCCCGTCGGCACGAGCGCGTCCGCGACCAGCCATCACCAGCCGGAGGGAGGCGACGAACCCGACGCCACCGCGGCCACTGAACAAATCGCCGAATCGTCCAGCGGGGTCGGGTCGAGGAAGTCCGTATCGCTGGACAGCTTTCTGCTAGCGACCGGCCAACAGCAAGCGTCCGTGCCCAGGTGTTAG